A stretch of the Flavobacterium aquiphilum genome encodes the following:
- a CDS encoding FtsW/RodA/SpoVE family cell cycle protein encodes MKELINKLKGDKGIWSFVALLALFSFMPVFSASSNLAYLGHGTGNTLGYLVKHFAHICIGFVIIYWVHKIPYHYFRAISKAGLPIVWIVLAYTLVKGTVIAGANASRWIQIPFIGLSFQPSTVAAIMLFIFVARYLSKTRETPITFKSSLWELWTPVFITLMFILPANFSTTALIFSMVIMLVFIGRYPVKYILYIMGCGIAALAFFVLLAKAFPNSSFFSRVDTWESRIANFSHKDGDEDDYQIEKAKIAIASGQIYGLGPGKSVQKNFLPQSSSDFIYAIIVEEYGLVGGLGVLVLYLLLLFRFVVASHKANTLFGKLVVIGLGFPMIFQAMINMCVAVELLPVTGQTLPLISSGGSSIWMTCFGLGIILSVTKKEEEIAQEKLEKEKREEILQKLIDRELEADLEEADFKKVNENLDAGNYSIMDNSKNPMNAVLK; translated from the coding sequence ATGAAAGAACTAATTAACAAGCTAAAGGGAGATAAAGGCATTTGGTCATTCGTGGCCTTATTGGCCTTGTTTTCATTTATGCCGGTTTTTAGTGCAAGTAGTAATTTGGCTTATTTAGGGCATGGTACCGGAAATACTTTAGGGTATTTGGTAAAACATTTTGCCCATATCTGTATTGGGTTTGTGATTATATATTGGGTACATAAGATTCCATATCATTATTTCAGAGCTATTTCAAAAGCAGGATTGCCAATTGTTTGGATTGTATTGGCTTATACCTTGGTTAAAGGGACGGTAATTGCTGGAGCCAATGCTAGTAGATGGATTCAGATTCCGTTTATTGGATTGTCATTTCAGCCATCGACAGTTGCTGCGATAATGTTATTCATTTTTGTTGCCCGATATTTATCGAAAACCAGAGAAACACCAATTACGTTCAAATCCTCATTATGGGAACTATGGACTCCGGTTTTTATTACTCTTATGTTTATTCTTCCTGCCAATTTCTCAACAACGGCTTTGATTTTTTCAATGGTCATAATGCTTGTTTTTATTGGTAGATATCCTGTGAAATATATTCTTTATATCATGGGCTGTGGAATTGCCGCATTAGCGTTTTTCGTGTTATTGGCTAAAGCATTTCCAAATTCAAGCTTTTTTAGCAGGGTAGATACTTGGGAAAGTCGAATTGCAAATTTCTCTCATAAGGATGGCGATGAGGATGATTATCAAATAGAAAAAGCTAAAATAGCTATTGCTTCTGGTCAGATTTATGGTCTGGGACCTGGAAAAAGTGTTCAGAAAAATTTCTTACCACAGTCTTCCTCCGATTTTATTTACGCCATTATTGTTGAAGAATATGGGCTTGTGGGTGGATTGGGAGTTTTGGTTTTGTACTTGCTTTTGTTGTTCCGTTTTGTAGTTGCCTCGCATAAAGCGAATACCCTTTTTGGTAAATTGGTCGTAATTGGTTTAGGATTTCCAATGATTTTTCAAGCTATGATTAATATGTGTGTTGCTGTTGAATTATTGCCGGTAACAGGACAAACATTGCCTTTGATAAGTAGTGGAGGTAGTTCGATTTGGATGACTTGTTTTGGACTTGGAATTATCTTGAGCGTGACCAAAAAAGAAGAGGAAATTGCCCAGGAAAAATTGGAAAAAGAAAAAAGAGAAGAAATACTTCAAAAACTTATAGATAGAGAATTGGAAGCAGATCTTGAGGAAGCAGATTTTAAAAAGGTAAATGAAAATTTAGACGCAGGTAATTATTCCATTATGGATAATTCAAAGAACCCGATGAACGCGGTGTTGAAGTAA
- the murD gene encoding UDP-N-acetylmuramoyl-L-alanine--D-glutamate ligase encodes MRLVILGGGESGVGTAILGKKKGYDVFVSDFGKIKDSYKEVLIINGIAWEEEKHTEDLVLNADLVMKSPGIPDKSPIVKQLRKKGIPVISEIEFAAPFTKAHFVGITGSNGKTTTTMLTYHLLKTAGLNVGLAGNVGKSFAWQVADNNYDYYVIELSSFQLDGIVEFKPDIAIITNISPDHLDRYDYKYQNYIESKFRITMNQTEKDFLIYDANDEAISEWLSKNKDKVKAKLIPFSLTDEFTEGAYLKNNKMEVKINQEEFTMETEYIALEGKHNLKNAMAATSVAKILQIRKETIRESLSNFQGVEHRLEKVLKIQNVQYINDSKATNVNSVFFALDSMNTPTVWIVGGVDKGNDYHELMSLVREKVKAIICLGVDNKKIIDTFGNVVDIMVEVNSMVEAVRMAQRLSEKGDTVLLSPACASFDLFENYEDRGRQFKQAVKNL; translated from the coding sequence GTGAGGCTGGTGATTTTAGGGGGAGGAGAGAGCGGTGTAGGTACTGCAATCCTCGGTAAGAAAAAAGGATATGATGTTTTTGTTTCCGATTTTGGGAAAATAAAAGACAGTTACAAAGAGGTGTTAATTATAAATGGCATCGCTTGGGAAGAAGAAAAACATACTGAAGATCTGGTTTTGAATGCCGATTTGGTCATGAAGAGTCCTGGAATTCCCGACAAATCACCAATAGTAAAGCAATTAAGAAAAAAAGGAATTCCCGTAATATCTGAGATTGAATTTGCAGCTCCTTTTACAAAAGCCCATTTCGTTGGGATAACAGGGAGCAACGGGAAAACGACCACAACAATGCTGACATATCATTTATTGAAAACAGCGGGATTGAATGTGGGATTGGCTGGAAATGTTGGAAAAAGTTTTGCCTGGCAGGTTGCTGATAATAATTATGATTACTATGTGATTGAGTTGAGTAGTTTTCAACTGGACGGAATTGTAGAATTCAAACCGGATATCGCAATAATAACAAATATAAGCCCGGATCATTTAGATCGATACGATTACAAATATCAAAATTATATAGAGTCGAAGTTTCGTATTACAATGAACCAAACAGAAAAAGATTTTCTGATTTATGATGCAAATGATGAAGCCATTTCAGAATGGTTGAGTAAAAATAAAGACAAAGTTAAAGCCAAACTAATTCCTTTTTCGTTAACCGACGAATTCACTGAAGGAGCTTATTTAAAAAATAATAAAATGGAAGTAAAGATCAATCAAGAAGAGTTCACAATGGAAACCGAGTACATTGCATTGGAAGGAAAACATAATTTAAAGAATGCTATGGCGGCGACTTCTGTTGCAAAAATTTTGCAAATAAGAAAAGAAACTATTCGTGAGAGTTTGTCTAATTTCCAAGGGGTTGAACATCGTTTGGAAAAAGTATTGAAGATTCAAAACGTACAATATATTAATGATTCAAAAGCTACAAATGTAAATTCGGTATTCTTTGCTTTAGACAGTATGAATACACCTACTGTTTGGATAGTTGGTGGTGTTGATAAAGGGAATGATTATCATGAATTGATGTCGTTAGTTCGCGAAAAAGTAAAAGCTATTATTTGTTTGGGTGTTGATAATAAAAAGATCATCGATACTTTCGGGAATGTTGTTGATATTATGGTAGAAGTAAACAGCATGGTTGAAGCCGTTCGTATGGCACAACGTCTGTCTGAAAAAGGAGATACTGTATTGTTGTCACCAGCATGTGCCAGTTTTGATTTGTTCGAAAATTACGAAGACAGAGGAAGGCAATTTAAGCAAGCGGTTAAGAATTTATAA
- the mraY gene encoding phospho-N-acetylmuramoyl-pentapeptide-transferase gives MLYYLFQYLDKVMDVPGAGVFQYITFRSALALMLSLLLSTIYGKRIISFLSRQQVGETVRELGLAGQNEKAGTPTMGGIIIIFATLVPVVLFARLHNIYIVLLIVTTLWMGIIGFIDDYIKIFKKDKEGLKGIFKVFGQVGLGVIVGSVLYFSPVVTVKTDTANSSTIIKQTNETVVRPASVEEKSTATTIPFVKNNEFDYAIVLKWIGPDYEKWAWLVFIPVVIFIITAVSNGANLTDGIDGLAAGTSAVSVFALGIFTFVSGNIIFSNYLNIMYIPHSGEMTVFIAAFLGALIGFLWYNSYPASVFMGDTGSLTIGGIIAVLAIAVRKELLIPLLCGIFLVENFSVVLQVSYFKYTKKRFGEGRRIFLMSPLHHHYQKKGYHESKIVTRFWVVAIMLAILSIVTLKLR, from the coding sequence ATGCTATACTACTTATTTCAATATTTAGACAAAGTAATGGATGTCCCTGGAGCAGGGGTTTTCCAGTACATTACTTTTAGATCAGCCTTAGCATTGATGTTGTCATTGTTATTGTCTACCATTTATGGAAAGCGAATTATCAGTTTTTTAAGTAGACAACAAGTAGGGGAAACAGTTCGTGAATTAGGATTGGCTGGGCAAAATGAAAAAGCCGGTACACCTACAATGGGAGGTATCATTATCATATTTGCAACTTTGGTTCCGGTAGTTCTTTTTGCAAGATTGCATAATATCTATATTGTTTTGTTGATTGTTACCACCTTATGGATGGGGATTATCGGTTTTATTGATGATTATATCAAAATTTTCAAGAAAGATAAAGAAGGTCTTAAAGGAATTTTTAAAGTATTTGGGCAAGTTGGATTAGGAGTAATCGTTGGTTCAGTCTTGTATTTTAGCCCTGTTGTAACGGTTAAAACTGATACTGCAAATAGTAGTACCATCATTAAACAAACTAATGAAACGGTAGTTAGACCAGCTTCAGTTGAAGAAAAATCAACGGCTACTACAATTCCTTTTGTAAAAAATAATGAATTTGATTACGCTATTGTTTTAAAGTGGATCGGTCCTGATTACGAAAAATGGGCTTGGTTGGTTTTCATTCCTGTGGTAATTTTTATTATTACAGCTGTTTCAAATGGTGCCAACCTAACGGATGGTATTGACGGTTTGGCTGCGGGAACTTCTGCTGTTTCCGTTTTTGCACTCGGGATTTTTACATTCGTTTCGGGGAATATTATTTTCTCAAATTATCTAAATATTATGTACATCCCACATTCTGGGGAGATGACCGTTTTCATTGCGGCATTTTTAGGAGCTTTGATAGGTTTTCTTTGGTACAACTCATATCCTGCTTCTGTTTTTATGGGTGATACCGGAAGTTTGACCATCGGAGGGATTATTGCTGTATTAGCGATCGCTGTCCGAAAAGAATTGCTTATTCCTTTGTTGTGCGGAATCTTTTTGGTCGAAAACTTCTCTGTTGTTTTGCAAGTAAGCTATTTTAAATATACCAAAAAACGCTTTGGAGAAGGACGACGAATTTTTCTGATGTCACCACTTCATCATCACTATCAAAAGAAAGGATATCATGAGAGTAAGATAGTGACACGATTTTGGGTAGTTGCAATCATGCTGGCCATTTTGTCAATTGTTACACTAAAATTGAGATAA
- a CDS encoding UDP-N-acetylmuramoyl-L-alanyl-D-glutamate--2,6-diaminopimelate ligase — MSILKDILYKVTIESVSGSTEIAINQLHFDSRKIEKNDVFIAIRGTISDGHDFIEKAIELGASVVICDTLPSNLINGVTYVCVKDTNAALAFMAANFYGNPSQKLKLVGITGTNGKTTVASLLYQLFKKAGFKVGLISTVKILVDDLEYKATHTTPDSITINHFLNEMVNEGVEYCFMEVSSHGIHQKRTEGLHFRGGIFTNLSHDHLDYHPTFAEYRDVKKSFFDHLPNSAFALTNIDDKNGALMLQNTVAKKLSYALKTYADYKAQILESQLSGLLLKVNGNEVWVKLIGTFNAYNLLAIYGAAVELGLDSLEALRLMSELESVSGRFQYIVSNANITAIVDYAHTPDALENVLNTINDVRTNNEQLITVVGCGGNRDTAKRPVMANIATELSDKVILTSDNPRNEEPEAIIQEMEKGIQAQNFKKSLSITDRFQAIKTACQLAQPNDIILIAGKGHETYQEIKGVRHDFDDMKTVKEILNQLLK; from the coding sequence ATGAGCATATTAAAAGACATATTATATAAAGTGACAATAGAATCTGTTTCGGGTTCTACTGAAATTGCGATAAACCAATTGCATTTTGATTCCAGAAAAATCGAAAAGAACGATGTTTTTATAGCAATTCGTGGTACAATTTCGGATGGTCATGATTTTATCGAAAAAGCAATCGAGCTAGGTGCTTCGGTGGTTATTTGCGATACACTTCCGTCTAACCTAATAAATGGTGTGACTTATGTATGCGTGAAGGATACCAATGCGGCTTTGGCTTTTATGGCTGCCAATTTTTATGGCAATCCATCTCAAAAATTGAAATTGGTTGGTATTACAGGGACTAACGGTAAAACAACTGTTGCTTCTTTGTTATATCAATTGTTTAAAAAAGCTGGTTTTAAAGTTGGATTGATTTCGACAGTTAAGATTTTAGTAGATGATTTAGAATATAAAGCAACTCATACAACACCAGATTCAATAACCATAAATCATTTCTTGAACGAAATGGTGAACGAAGGTGTTGAATATTGTTTTATGGAAGTGAGTTCACACGGAATTCATCAAAAACGTACTGAAGGATTACACTTTAGAGGAGGAATATTTACCAATTTGTCCCATGATCATTTGGATTACCATCCTACATTCGCAGAATATAGAGATGTGAAAAAATCTTTTTTCGATCACCTGCCAAATAGTGCTTTTGCTCTTACCAATATCGATGATAAAAATGGGGCGTTAATGCTTCAGAATACTGTAGCTAAAAAACTTTCATACGCCTTAAAAACATATGCTGATTACAAAGCACAAATTTTAGAAAGCCAATTATCAGGATTATTATTGAAAGTTAATGGGAATGAAGTTTGGGTGAAATTAATTGGAACTTTTAACGCTTACAATTTGTTGGCAATATATGGAGCAGCCGTAGAATTGGGATTGGATAGTTTGGAAGCGCTTAGGTTGATGTCTGAATTGGAAAGTGTTTCAGGTCGATTCCAATATATAGTTTCTAATGCTAATATAACGGCTATTGTAGATTATGCGCATACACCTGATGCACTCGAAAATGTTTTAAATACCATCAACGATGTGCGCACCAATAACGAGCAATTGATAACGGTTGTAGGTTGTGGTGGAAATAGGGATACTGCAAAACGTCCTGTTATGGCCAACATTGCAACAGAATTGAGCGACAAAGTAATTCTAACTTCTGATAATCCTAGAAACGAAGAGCCTGAAGCCATAATTCAAGAAATGGAAAAGGGGATACAAGCTCAAAATTTTAAAAAATCCTTGTCAATCACAGATAGGTTCCAAGCTATAAAAACAGCTTGTCAATTGGCTCAACCGAATGATATTATATTGATTGCCGGTAAAGGTCACGAAACCTATCAGGAGATTAAAGGAGTGCGTCACGATTTTGATGACATGAAAACTGTAAAAGAGATTTTAAACCAACTGTTAAAATAA
- a CDS encoding penicillin-binding protein: protein MAVEDKYISYRTYLVAFFIFLMAIAIAVKLTNIQWVDGDHYRELAKERTVKNFVIPANKGNIYSADGSLLATSIPSYAIRFDAVAPKTETFEKNVKLLSDSLALILKKPSSKIQNELRKARANKSRYFLVAQGLSYTQYAKIKGFPLFKLGAYKGGIIIEQKTVREHPIGMIAKRSIGYEKEMPEGYSDGKGIEWAYRQYLNGKDGKILKQKIAKGQWKPIRDVNEVDPQDGYDVISTIDVYIQDIAHHALLKQLEEYEADHGCVVVMETKTGHIKAISNLGRATDGSYYETTNYAYAESHEPGSTFKLVDLMAILEDKVADTSNVYDSHGGVITYSGRKVRDSHEGGYGKISLARGFEVSSNTVMVQAVYNNYKNNPSKFVNHIDSWGLSKKLGLAFKGEGKPFIPHPTDKNWSNISLPWMAFGYGVSVTPLQTLTFYNAVANNGVMVKPQIVSEIKEWNNTIKKFDTEVMNPRICSPETLRKVKAVLVNVVKKGTGSKLYSKDFSMAGKTGTAQMNYAVNGGSEKHYASSFVGYFPADNPKYSCIVVVHKPNAANNNYYGADVAGPVFKRIAQKIFTDTPSTNVIKKLDSPNPKQERNYNAYYVKMQKKQNSVPDVKGMAGMDAVALLENLGLKVKAVGVGKVKKQSIQAGQSIIKNSTILLELS, encoded by the coding sequence ATGGCAGTAGAAGATAAATATATATCCTATAGAACCTATCTGGTTGCCTTTTTCATCTTTTTGATGGCAATAGCCATCGCTGTGAAGTTAACAAACATTCAGTGGGTTGATGGTGATCATTACCGAGAATTAGCGAAAGAAAGAACTGTTAAGAATTTTGTTATTCCTGCCAATAAGGGAAATATATATTCTGCTGATGGAAGTCTTTTGGCTACTTCAATTCCTAGTTATGCTATACGTTTTGATGCGGTAGCTCCAAAAACTGAAACTTTTGAGAAAAATGTAAAACTACTTTCTGATTCTTTGGCGTTAATACTTAAAAAGCCGAGCAGCAAAATTCAAAATGAATTAAGAAAAGCAAGGGCAAACAAAAGCAGATATTTTTTGGTTGCTCAGGGTTTAAGTTATACTCAATATGCAAAAATAAAAGGATTTCCGTTGTTTAAATTGGGAGCATACAAAGGAGGAATCATCATTGAACAAAAAACGGTAAGAGAGCATCCGATAGGGATGATTGCCAAACGTAGTATTGGTTACGAAAAAGAAATGCCGGAAGGATATTCGGACGGGAAGGGAATAGAGTGGGCTTATCGCCAATATCTTAACGGTAAAGATGGTAAAATATTAAAACAAAAAATTGCCAAAGGCCAGTGGAAACCTATTCGTGATGTAAACGAAGTGGATCCTCAAGATGGTTATGATGTTATTTCGACAATAGATGTTTACATTCAAGATATTGCTCATCATGCTTTGTTGAAACAATTAGAAGAATATGAAGCAGATCATGGTTGTGTGGTCGTTATGGAGACTAAAACCGGTCATATTAAAGCTATTTCAAACTTGGGAAGAGCAACGGATGGTAGTTATTATGAAACAACTAATTATGCCTACGCTGAATCTCATGAGCCCGGATCGACTTTTAAATTGGTTGATTTGATGGCAATTTTGGAAGATAAGGTTGCGGATACGAGTAATGTTTATGACAGTCACGGAGGTGTAATTACGTATTCAGGACGTAAAGTAAGAGATTCCCATGAAGGTGGTTATGGTAAAATATCGTTAGCTAGAGGTTTTGAAGTTTCTTCCAATACAGTTATGGTTCAGGCAGTTTATAATAATTACAAAAACAATCCTTCTAAGTTTGTGAATCACATTGATTCATGGGGTTTAAGTAAAAAATTGGGATTGGCTTTTAAAGGTGAAGGAAAGCCTTTTATTCCGCACCCTACAGATAAAAATTGGTCTAATATTTCACTTCCATGGATGGCTTTTGGATATGGAGTATCAGTAACGCCATTGCAAACACTGACTTTCTATAATGCAGTTGCCAATAATGGTGTAATGGTGAAACCACAAATAGTATCGGAAATAAAAGAATGGAATAATACAATTAAAAAATTCGATACAGAAGTAATGAATCCAAGGATTTGTTCTCCTGAAACATTGCGAAAAGTGAAAGCTGTTTTGGTAAATGTTGTGAAAAAAGGAACTGGTTCCAAATTGTATTCGAAAGATTTTTCAATGGCGGGAAAAACTGGAACAGCGCAAATGAATTATGCTGTAAACGGTGGTTCAGAAAAACATTATGCATCTTCATTTGTTGGGTATTTCCCAGCGGACAATCCAAAGTATTCTTGCATTGTAGTGGTTCACAAACCTAATGCTGCGAATAACAATTATTATGGAGCTGATGTGGCAGGACCGGTATTTAAAAGGATTGCCCAAAAAATATTTACAGATACGCCTTCAACCAATGTGATTAAGAAATTGGATAGTCCTAATCCTAAACAGGAAAGAAATTATAATGCCTATTATGTAAAAATGCAGAAAAAGCAAAATTCAGTACCAGATGTAAAAGGGATGGCTGGGATGGATGCTGTTGCTTTACTGGAAAATTTAGGCTTAAAGGTTAAAGCTGTAGGGGTTGGAAAAGTAAAAAAACAATCAATCCAGGCAGGTCAGAGCATCATAAAAAATTCAACAATTCTATTGGAATTATCATGA
- a CDS encoding FtsL-like putative cell division protein, producing MKGGIYKLLKAQFLIDDNAVKNWRFIVFVILLAIIMIGNTQRYEQKVFKIVELTNKVKELRSEFVDRRSELMKLKMESTVSEKMEKKQIFPSTVPPVKIEVEKPEEKSFLEKIWQ from the coding sequence ATGAAAGGTGGAATTTATAAGCTATTAAAAGCACAGTTTCTTATAGACGATAACGCTGTTAAAAATTGGCGTTTTATCGTTTTTGTGATTTTACTCGCTATAATAATGATTGGGAATACACAGCGATACGAACAAAAAGTATTCAAAATTGTTGAATTGACCAATAAAGTAAAAGAGTTACGCTCAGAATTTGTTGACAGACGTTCCGAGTTGATGAAGTTAAAAATGGAATCAACAGTTTCTGAAAAAATGGAAAAAAAGCAAATTTTTCCATCTACAGTTCCACCAGTTAAAATTGAAGTAGAAAAACCCGAAGAAAAAAGTTTCCTAGAAAAAATATGGCAGTAG
- the rsmH gene encoding 16S rRNA (cytosine(1402)-N(4))-methyltransferase RsmH, which produces MTTKMEYHNPVLLHASVDGLNINPSGVYVDVTFGGGGHSKEILKRLGPDGKLFAFDQDEDALANALPDERFTLINENFRFIKRFLRFYGVKQVDGILGDLGVSSHQFDVAERGFSTRFDAELDMRMSQKNDLSAYRVVNEYDDANLRRVFLDYGELKNAPALSRTIIEARQHRSIKTTDELKEVLKKYLPEKVRNKVLAQIYQAIRIEVNQEMDVLKEFLEQSLEILKPGGRLSVISYHSLEDRLVKRFIKNGMFEGEPERDFYGNFSVPFTTIGKLIVPDNEEIKLNNRARSAKLRIAEKK; this is translated from the coding sequence ATGACGACGAAGATGGAATATCATAATCCCGTATTGCTGCACGCTTCTGTAGACGGCTTGAATATAAATCCAAGTGGGGTTTATGTAGATGTGACTTTTGGAGGAGGTGGTCATTCAAAAGAGATTTTGAAAAGACTAGGGCCAGATGGTAAATTATTTGCTTTTGATCAAGATGAAGATGCTCTTGCAAATGCATTGCCGGACGAAAGGTTTACGTTGATAAATGAGAATTTTAGGTTCATAAAAAGGTTTTTGCGCTTTTATGGCGTAAAACAAGTTGATGGTATTTTGGGGGATTTAGGAGTTTCTTCTCATCAGTTTGATGTGGCTGAAAGAGGCTTCTCAACCCGATTTGATGCTGAGTTGGATATGCGAATGAGTCAAAAAAATGATTTGAGTGCGTATCGAGTGGTGAATGAATATGATGATGCTAATTTGAGAAGAGTGTTTCTGGATTATGGGGAGTTGAAAAACGCACCAGCGCTGTCAAGAACAATTATTGAAGCTAGACAGCATCGTTCTATCAAAACTACAGATGAATTGAAAGAAGTTTTGAAGAAATATTTGCCTGAAAAAGTTAGAAATAAAGTATTGGCTCAAATTTACCAAGCGATTCGTATTGAGGTAAATCAGGAAATGGATGTTTTAAAAGAATTTTTGGAACAATCCCTTGAAATTCTGAAACCGGGAGGAAGGCTTAGCGTGATTTCATATCATTCTTTGGAAGACAGATTGGTAAAAAGATTCATAAAAAACGGAATGTTCGAAGGGGAGCCTGAGCGTGATTTTTATGGAAATTTTTCGGTTCCTTTTACGACTATAGGGAAATTGATTGTTCCGGATAATGAGGAAATTAAGTTGAACAATAGAGCCCGAAGTGCAAAGTTGAGAATTGCAGAAAAAAAATAA
- the mraZ gene encoding division/cell wall cluster transcriptional repressor MraZ, with translation MDTIIGTYECKVDAKGRVLLPAPLKKQLASSLQDGFVLKRSVFQPCLELYPMEEWNLMMKKINKLNRFVKKNNDFIRRFTAGVKTVEIDALGRLLVPKDLVSFASIDKDVVFSSAVNIVEIWDKDLYEKSIDGSDVDFADLAEEVMGNLNDDEDGIS, from the coding sequence TTGGACACAATTATAGGGACATATGAGTGTAAAGTTGATGCAAAAGGACGGGTTCTTTTACCTGCTCCATTAAAAAAGCAATTGGCTTCCTCGCTTCAAGACGGTTTCGTTTTGAAGCGTTCTGTATTTCAGCCCTGTCTGGAATTGTATCCAATGGAAGAGTGGAATTTGATGATGAAAAAAATCAACAAACTTAACCGATTCGTAAAGAAAAACAATGACTTCATTCGTCGTTTTACCGCAGGTGTAAAAACGGTTGAAATAGATGCTTTGGGCAGATTATTGGTTCCTAAGGATTTAGTGTCTTTTGCCAGTATTGATAAAGATGTGGTTTTTTCTTCTGCAGTTAATATTGTAGAGATTTGGGATAAGGATTTGTATGAGAAATCAATTGATGGATCTGATGTTGATTTTGCTGATTTAGCCGAAGAAGTAATGGGTAATTTAAATGACGACGAAGATGGAATATCATAA
- a CDS encoding alpha/beta fold hydrolase, translated as MEKYYKKEGKYGYYEAGEGIPIVILHGLMGGLSNFDAVASYFSNKGYRIIIPDLPIYTQNILKTNVKSFAIYVKNFITFKKLDRVILLGNSLGGHIALYHTKLFPEKVSGLVITGSSGLYESAMGDSYPKRGDYEYIKKKAEDVFYDPKIATPELVDEVYATVNDRLKLIKTLAIAKSAIRHNMAKDLPKMHVQTCIIWGKNDQVTPPDVAEEFHKLLPNSTLYWIDKCGHAAMMEQPEEFNAHLEDWLTHTHLAEH; from the coding sequence ATGGAAAAATATTACAAAAAAGAGGGCAAATACGGATATTACGAAGCAGGAGAGGGAATTCCGATTGTCATCTTACATGGTTTAATGGGTGGCTTAAGTAATTTTGATGCTGTGGCCAGCTATTTTTCTAACAAAGGTTACCGCATCATAATTCCAGATTTACCAATTTACACTCAAAATATATTAAAGACCAACGTAAAGAGTTTTGCGATTTATGTAAAAAACTTTATTACTTTCAAAAAATTAGACAGAGTTATTCTTTTGGGCAATTCATTGGGTGGTCATATTGCTTTATACCACACAAAATTATTCCCAGAGAAGGTTTCAGGACTTGTAATTACAGGAAGTTCCGGTTTATACGAAAGTGCCATGGGAGATAGTTATCCTAAAAGAGGCGACTACGAATACATCAAGAAAAAAGCCGAAGACGTATTTTACGACCCGAAAATTGCGACACCAGAATTGGTCGATGAAGTATATGCCACTGTAAATGACCGTTTAAAATTGATTAAAACCTTGGCTATCGCCAAGAGCGCAATACGCCATAACATGGCCAAAGATTTGCCAAAAATGCACGTTCAAACCTGTATTATTTGGGGAAAAAACGATCAAGTAACTCCTCCTGATGTAGCTGAGGAATTCCACAAATTGTTACCTAATTCAACTTTATATTGGATTGACAAATGTGGTCATGCTGCCATGATGGAACAGCCTGAAGAATTCAATGCACATCTTGAAGACTGGCTTACCCACACGCATTTAGCAGAACATTAA
- the yihA gene encoding ribosome biogenesis GTP-binding protein YihA/YsxC, whose translation MKINTAEFIISNSDVSKCPKDILPEYAFIGRSNVGKSSLINMLTNNKNLAKTSGKPGKTQLINHFLINNNWFLVDLPGYGFAKVSKKTKSIFQQFITDYFEKRQQLVCAFVLIDIRHEAQAIDIEFMNYMGESEIPFCIIFTKADKISKTKIDSHIAAYRKQMFANNWEEMPLYFVTSSTETIGKETLLNYIDEVNQEVFKNNSGF comes from the coding sequence ATGAAAATCAATACTGCCGAATTCATAATAAGCAACTCAGACGTAAGCAAATGCCCTAAGGATATTTTGCCTGAATATGCTTTTATTGGCCGTTCCAATGTTGGAAAATCTTCATTGATCAACATGCTGACCAATAACAAAAATTTGGCTAAAACTTCAGGAAAACCTGGTAAAACACAACTAATCAACCATTTTTTGATTAACAACAATTGGTTTCTTGTTGATTTACCCGGATATGGTTTTGCCAAAGTTTCCAAAAAAACAAAGTCCATTTTTCAACAATTTATCACTGACTATTTCGAAAAAAGACAGCAATTGGTTTGTGCTTTTGTTTTAATTGACATTCGACATGAAGCGCAGGCTATCGATATTGAATTCATGAATTATATGGGAGAAAGTGAAATTCCGTTTTGTATTATTTTCACCAAAGCAGATAAAATCAGTAAAACAAAAATTGATTCCCATATTGCCGCTTACAGAAAACAAATGTTTGCCAACAACTGGGAAGAAATGCCACTATACTTTGTTACCTCATCAACAGAAACAATAGGAAAAGAAACACTATTAAACTATATAGACGAAGTAAACCAAGAAGTTTTCAAAAACAATTCAGGGTTTTAA